The Watersipora subatra chromosome 1, tzWatSuba1.1, whole genome shotgun sequence genome has a window encoding:
- the LOC137385682 gene encoding prominin-1-like: MGRLPLFLASMLVCILAVASVTVDPPTVTDSYGNYADQDSNIAFAEVPEGAAYVVDPEAYTYNGLEPFFKAVQDFVGICFYGDDPWDLFLGLFDGSIAFGGELILSLFKWGGGYAVCIVLGIGFIFIFPIVACCFCCCRVCCGKCGGKMVQKRDSKTAGWRCCYVISLFISCTFLGCGMICTYVVNERMTTLFTDITTTVQDNVDDFSRYANNTIDQINYVAYDGFGFTADVMLRDLTNIGPLVGGSVQEAMDQEAGVDEAFTELLKMDPLLLELITGLTAVNTAKANVVSDITALETAMTNVATDIDDTFTSCGGACGSPPNTGGLKSGSNFDPDGLPSFDSELADLNAVYAENITALVLEGKAQFNNISKIVEEESAPVISTIESTVDQFDGVISGALTSVNDMLKLFDTITNLTSFIKDLDTTPLAGTLTLGDIEKYRYIGGVVLTCFILLILILQLVGALLGCIACCFLGDKDRLPTKRTAVGSAGGILLMASVGLVFIFGALIMLLVWLTYLVGAPLQQIACANIKDTNYTVFKQLIDGGDPADGPYNTIIGSQDGYTLGNMVFQDPAVPLTVSGLLTDCDANAPAWEALYISQFFDLEAVLDYKGTIDVDGEIDKISVDLSSLEIIDEDTSTQLTDMSDAITLLDFEGLEDGLGNSTDKLTSHIDELNRIQAVELAAVEASQQQMLDDVVSLNASASKAPNQITTLISSLNSTQTVLQNNGVNIIKNESKIFANRVLRIADQFVSFVNTTILEELGRCKPVSNFYQSVLVNTLCGSIVDSWNGVWFSLGWSLAFMVLGLIFSVKLAKHIRKMKALDDKDGGKSYKSKEVEGEGAGPVPGKGKVHPI; this comes from the exons ATGGGACGACTCCCACTGTTTCTAGCGTCCATGTTGGTCTGCATACTTGCTGTGGCTTCAGTAACTGTCGATCCTCCAACTGTAACAGACAGCTACGGAAACTACGCTGACCAGGACAGTAACATAGCATTTGCAGAAGTTCCTGAAGGAGCCGCGTATGTCGTGGATCCAGAAGCTTACACATACAACGGTCTAGAGCCTTTCTTCAAGGCCGTACAGGACTTTGTAGGAATTTGCTTTTATGGGGATGATCCTTGGG ACTTGTTTTTGGGTCTCTTTGATGGCAGCATCGCATTTGGAGGAGAACTCATTCTTTCT CTCTTCAAATGGGGCGGCGGTTACGCTGTTTGCATTGTCCTTGGCATTGGATTCATCTTTATTTTCCCCATCGTTGCCTGCTGTTTCTGCTGCTGTCGGGTATGCTGCGGTAAGTGTGGTGGGAAGATGGTACAAAAGCGAGACTCCAAGACTGCTGGCTGGAGATGCTGCTATGTGATCAGCCTCTTCATTAGCTGTACTTTTCTAGG CTGTGGGATGATCTGCACATATGTGGTAAATGAAAGAATGACAACCCTCTTCACCGACATTACAACTACTGTGCAAGACAATGTTGATGATTTCTCACGTTACGCTAACAACACAATCGAT CAAATTAATTATGTGGCCTATGACGGATTTGGCTTTACAGCTGATGTAATGCTTAGAGATCTGACCA ACATTGGCCCACTAGTCGGAGGCTCAGTGCAAGAAGCAATGGACCAGGAGGCCGGTGTTGATGAAGCCTTCACTGAACTTCTCAAGATGGATCCTC TGCTACTTGAGCTGATCACAGGACTGACTGCCGTAAACACAGCCAAAGCAAATGTAGTGAGCGATATTACAGCTTTAGAGACAGCGATGACAAATGTAGCAACCGATATTGATGACACATTTACTTCTTGTGGTGGTGCCTGCGGCTCCCCACCAAACACAGGAGGGCTCAAAAGTGGCAGTAATTTCGATCCAGATGGA CTGCCTTCCTTCGACTCTGAACTTGCCGATTTAAATGCTGTTTACGCAGAGAACATCACAGCGTTAGTTCTTGAAGGGAAAGCTCAGTTCAATAACATTTCGAAAATCGTAGAGGAGGAGTCTGCCCCTGTGATAAGTA CTATTGAGAGCACGGTTGACCAATTTGACGGAGTCATCTCTGGTGCCTTGACCTCTGTCAATGACATGTTGAAGCTGTTTGACACCATCACCAACCTTACGAGTTTTATCAAAGATCTTGACACAACTCCCCTTGCAGGCACTCTTACTCTTGGAGACATAGAAAAGTACAG gtACATTGGTGGAGTTGTCTTGACTTGCTTCATATTACTAATACTGATCCTGCAGCTAGTAGGCGCTCTACTCGGTTGCATTGCCTGCTGCTTTCTCGGTGATAAAGATAGACTGCCAACAAAAAGAACTGCTGTGGGAAGTGCTGGAGGCATACTGCTCATGGC ATCGGTTGGACTCGTCTTTATATTCGGTGCTCTCATCATGCTCCTTGTTTGGCTTACATATCTCGTTGGAGCGCCTCTCCAACAGATCGCATGTGCTAACATCAAGGACACCAACTACACAGTCTTTAAGCAG CTGATAGATGGAGGAGACCCCGCAGATGGCCCGTATAACACAATCATTGGCAGCCAGGATGGCTACACTCTTGGAAACATGGTCTTCCAGGACCCAGCTGTTCCTCTCACTGTTTCCGGGCTCTTAACTGACTGCGACGCTAATGCTCCTGCTTGGGAGGCTCTTTATATCAGCCAATTTTTTGACCTTGAAGCAGTGCTCGACTACAAAGGG ACTATAGATGTAGATGGTGAAATTGACAAGATTTCTGTTGATCTTTCATCACTTGAAATCATAGATGAGGACACATCAACTCAACTTACAGACATGTCCGATGCTATCACTTTGCTTGACTTTGAAGGGCTTGAAGACGGACTTGGTAACTCAACT GATAAACTGACTAGCCACATTGATGAGCTGAACAGGATTCAGGCTGTGGAGTTGGCTGCTGTAGAAGCTTCTCAGCAGCAGATGTTAGATGATGTTGTATCACTGAACGCGTCTGCTTCCAAAGCACCAAACCAAATCACGACTCTCATTTCCAGCCTTAACTCTACTCAGACTGTTCTGCAGAACAACGGAGTGAACATcattaaaaat GAGTCAAAGATCTTTGCTAACCGTGTCCTCAGAATTGCCGACCAGTTTGTGTCATTTGTAAACACAACCATTTTGGAAGAGTTGGGAAGATGCAAGCCCGTGTCTAACTTCTATCAATCAGTACTTGTTAATACCCTCTGCGGATCCATTGTTGACTCATGG AATGGTGTTTGGTTTTCACTTGGTTGGTCGCTCGCTTTTATGGTTCTCGGTCTCATCTTTTCTGTCAAGCTGGCTAAGCATATCCGTAAGATGAAAGCACTGGATGACAAAGATGG TGGAAAAAGTTACAAGAGCAA AGAGGTGGAAGGAGAGGGAGCAGGACCAGTGCCAGGGAA ggGAAAAGTTCACCCTATATAA
- the LOC137385683 gene encoding salivary glue protein Sgs-3-like: protein MALLSRATLAYPTNGRATLAYPTNGRATLTYPTNGRATLAYPTNGRATLTYPTNGRATLTYPTNGRATLTYPTNGRATLTYPTNGRATLAYPTNGRATLTYPTNGRATLAYPTNGRATLVYPTNGRATLTYPTNGRATLTYPTNGRAPLTYPTNGRATLTYPTNGRATLTKE, encoded by the exons ATGGCTCTACTATCGAG AGCTACTTTAGCCTATCCTACTAATGGCAGAGCTACTTTGGCCTATCCTACCAATGGCAGAGCTACTTTGACCTATCCTACCAATGGCAGAGCTACTTTGGCCTATCCTACCAATGGCAGAGCTACTTTGACCTATCCTACCAATGGCAGAGCTACTTTGACTTATCCTACCAATGGCAGAGCTACTTTGACCTATCCTACCAATGGCAGAGCTACTTTGACCTATCCTACCAATGGCAGAGCTACTTTGGCCTATCCTACCAATGGAAGAGCTACTTTGACCTATCCTACTAATGGCAGAGCTACTTTGGCCTATCCTACCAATGGCAGAGCTACTTTGGTCTATCCTACCAATGGCAGAGCTACTTTGACCTATCCTACCAATGGCAGAGCTACTTTGACCTATCCTACTAATGGCAGAGCTCCTTTGACCTATCCTACCAATGGCAGAGCTACTTTGACCTATCCTACTAATGGCAGAGCTACTTTGACCAAGGAATAA